Below is a genomic region from Trichocoleus sp. FACHB-46.
TAACGAAAGTGAGATGGTGTATGGCAGGAACTGGAGTATTAATAGGAAATAATTTCGCTGAAGCCCTACCATGATTGCTCTCCAACGATCGCTCAAACCCCAACTGAATCCTTTCCGGTTTCTGCTTTATGCAGAATGGGTAATGATTGCTACCTGCTTCTCTTTTGCCATCATGGAGTCTTTTGGGGAGAATCAAGTACCTGTTCAACACGTTCTCGTCCTTGCGGTCCTAAGCGTGATGGCAGCAATTTTGCCCGGTGGTAAACTGTCTTACAAATTGCTCTATGTAGGTATCGAAATTGGCTTGATTTTCTATGGAGCAACGCTGGGTTACCTGCATGTATTACCAACGCTGTATCTAATCGTTCTAATTCAAAGTTGTTTTCTATTTAAGCCACTCATGCGATGGATAGTGGCGGGATTGAGTTTTTTGCTGTTTCTGGTGCATCAGGTGCGCTATGTCCAAAACATTACCTTACTCGTAGAGCCCAGCGATCGCCATCTGTTCTGGATGCATCTGATTGCCGAAACATTGATGTTTGGGTTGGGTTTGTTCTTTGTATTGAAATTAGTCAGCACTTTACTTTCAGAGCGACAGGCCAAGGAAGCATTGGCAGCAGCGCATGAACAGTTGAGACAATATGCGTTGCAGATTGAAGAGTTAGCAGCGTTACAGGAACGAAACCATATTGCCCGCGAAATTCATGACTCGCTGGGACATACACTGACGGCACAGAATATTCAACTACAAACTGCTGCCAAACTCTGGCAACGCGATCCAGATCAGGCCCATACATTTTTGCAACAGGCACAGCAGTTGGCAGCCACAGCAATGCAGGAGGTCAGGCGATCGGTTAGAGCCTTGCGCGAGGATGCAGAAGCACCACCCTTGGAGGAGGCGATCGCTCACTTAGCAAAAGATTTTCAACAGGGTACGGGTGTTGCGGTCTCAGCCTCAGTCAAGGGGCAAACCATCATCTGTCCTAGAATGAGCAAGACGCTCCATCGGATTGTGCAGGAAGCGTTAACCAACATTAAAAAACATGCCCAAGCGACCCAAGTCAACATTCAACTGAGTACCACTGCGACCGATGTGAATTTAGTGATTGAAGATAATGGCCAGGGATTTGATCCAAACCAACGAAGCAACGGATTTGGATTGCAGGGAATGCAAGAACGAGTCGCAGCCATTAACGGGACTCTGCACCTAGAAACAAAACCAGAAAACGGATGTCGCATTATCGTTAAACTTCCTTTGCAAAATCATCCTGAACGGCACGAGAGGCATCCCGGTGAGAGAATAGAAATTTCACCCTAAGGGGTTAAGCTCGCGATCGCAGATAGCGACAAACTAGACCCGAAGAGATTTTCTGAGTAAGGACTAAAGAGTTTGAATTGGCTATTGTGACGGGCACTGAAACGCTGGGAGGGCACAGTGAGCGGAACACAGATTGAATCAGGCGCAGCAACCCCTACTTCCCCGATTCGTCTACTACTAGTGGACGATCAGCCCCTGATCATCCAGGGCTTAAAGACTCTGCTGGAGCTGGAATCTGACTTGTGCGTGGTTGCGACTGCTAGCAATGGCGAAGTCGCGGTTCAGCAGGTTGCCGCTTTGCAGCCTGACCTGGTTTTGATGGATGTGCGAATGCCTGTAATGGATGGGCGGGCTGCAACACGAACCATCTGTCAGCAGTTTCCAGAGGTAAAAGTTCTGGTGCTGAGTACGTTTGATGATGACGAGTATATCTCTGACTCCATTCGAGCGGGTGCTAAAGGTTACTTACTCAAAGATATGCCATCCGATGAGTTAGTACAGGCAATTCGGCTTGCTCACCGGGGCTACACTCAGATGGCACCAGGGTTAATAGAAAAGGTGATAGCAATCCGATCCGAAGCCGAGGTGTCAGAACCAAGCTCCCCCGACATAGAATCACTGACCCCAAGAGAACAAGATGTACTGCGATTGATTGGAGATGGCTCGACGAATCGAGAAATTGCTGAACAACTCTTTATTGCTGAAGGCACTGTGAAAACCCATGTCACTCACTTATTTGATCGCCTAAACCTGCGAAATCGTGCCCAGCTTGCAATCTACGCTAACTCCGTTTATCGAAACTCCCAAATGAATTGAAATGATCTCAACTGCCACCGATCAACTGTAGGTTACCCCGAGCTTTGCCCCTACTATTTTGGGCAATGCAGTAGTTCTATCAACTTCCAATGCTAATTTCCAATAGAATTGAGATTATTCCAACTCCTTAGACGAATAGATTGCGCCATGCCGACGTATCGATCTAGAACCTCCACTCAGGGACGCAATATGGCCGGTGCCCGTGCGCTTTGGCGCGCCACTGGAATGCAGAGCGAGGATTTCGAGAAGCCCATTATTGCCGTCGCTAACTCCTTTACCCAATTCGTGCCAGGGCATGTTCACCTGAAGGATCTCGGTCAGTTGGTGTGCCGTGAAATTGAAGCGGCGGGTGGAGTTGCCAAAGAATTCAACACGATTGCTGTAGACGATGGCATCGCTATGGGGCATGACGGCATGCTGTACAGCTTGCCCTCGCGAGAGATCATCGCGGATTCGGTCGAGTACATGGTGAATGCCCATTGTGCAGATGCGCTGGTTTGCATTTCCAACTGCGACAAGATCACTCCCGGCATGTTGATGGCTGCCCTGCGTCTTAATATTCCTGCTGTATTCGTCTCTGGGGGACCGATGGAAGCGGGTAAGACTAAGCTCGCGGAACACAAGCTAGATTTGGTGGATGCGATGGTGGCCGCCGCCAACGACAAACTCAGTGACGAGGTGGTCGAGGAGTATGAGCGTTCTGCCTGCCCAACGTGTGGCTCGTGCTCTGGGATGTTCACCGCCAACTCTATGAATTGCCTCACCGAGGCGATCGGTCTTTCCTTGCCCGGAAACGGCACGGTACTAGCGACCCATTTCGACCGCAAGGATCTGTTCCTCAACGCGGCGAGAACGATTGTAAGTATCACTCGTCGCTACTACGAGCAAAACGACGAATCGGTGCTACCACGAGCGATCGCCAGCTTCCAGGCGTTTGAGAATGCCATGATGCTAGATATCGCCATGGGTGGTTCGACCAACACGATTCTGCACCTGCTGGCGGCTGCCCAGGAAGCGGGTGTCAACTTCACCATGACCGACATCGATCGCCTCTCGCGTCAGGTGCCGCAACTCTGTAAGGTCGCTCCGAACACGCCCCAGTATCATGTGGAGGATGTGCATCGGGCGGGTGGTATCCCAGGGATTCTCGGTGAACTGGATCGAGCGGGTCTGCTTCACACCGATGTGCCGACCGTTCATAGTCCAACCCTCAAGGAAGCCCTCGATCGCTGGGATGTGATGCGCAATGGTGACGAAGCGATTCATACCTTCTTCAAGGCGGGTCCGGCGGGAATTCCAACTCAGCAAGCATTCAGTCAATCGACGCGTTGGCCTTCCCTTGACCTGGATCGGGAGAACGGCTGTATCCGCAGCAACGAACATGCCTACAGCAGCGAGGGTGGCCTAGGGGTGCTCTACGGTAACCTGGCCGAGCGCGGTTGTATTGTGAAGACGGCAGGGGTGGACGAAAGCATTCTGGTGTTCGAAGGCAAGGCACGCATTTATGAAAGTCAGGATGCCGCCGTCAAAGGAATTCTCAGCGATGAAGTGGAAGCAGGGGATGTAGTGATCATTCGCTATGAAGGTCCGCGCGGAGGTCCTGGGATGCAGGAAATGCTCTACCCCACGAGTTACCTAAAATCAAAGGGACTAGGTAAGGCTTGTGCCTTATTGACCGACGGTCGCTTCTCCGGTGGGACTTCGGGTCTCTCAATTGGTCACGTTTCTCCAGAGGCGGCAGCAGGCGGCACCATTGCTCTGGTACAAGACGGCGATCGCATTCTGATTGACATCCCCAATCGCAGCATCCAGGTCGATTTGTCGGTAGAGGAACTAGCCGCCCGCCGAGCAGCAATGGAGGCAAAAGGGAAAGATGCCTGGAAGCCCGCACAAGCTAGGCAGCGACGGGTGACAGCAGCACTCAAGGCTTATGCCCTACTGGCAACTAGCGCGGATCAAGGCGCAGTCCGAAACCTGGAATTACTTGAGTAGAGAAATACGCAGACACAAAAACGGGGATTGTGTTGCAAAAACGGTTAGTAGTATTGCCAATCCAGATGTCAATGGCACGCAGGTTCGGGGCAGTATCTCCCTAGTAATGACTTTTCTCCTGAGCTAGATATTAATCAGATTTATTCAGATTAATATCTAGCTCTTGCCCTGACCTTGATTCTGAGGGAGCGGCTGATGCATCACAACTCATGGTAAAACTGTTTGCTGCCAGCAACATCAGCAATCCGAGGATGGACATGATCAATCAAGTGACCTCGGGCTCAAGCTGCTCATCCCAGAAGGCGGCTTCTATCTTATGTCCATCCGGATCACGCACAAAGCAGCCGTAATACGGCTCACTATAGTCGGGTCTGCCACCAGGGGCACCATCGTCTTTGGCTCCTGCTGCGAGTGCTGCCTCGTAGAAGGCGTGGACAGCTTCTTTGGTAGGAGCAATAAAGCCAATGTGGGTGCCATTGCCAACGGTTGCACCCTGCCCGTCGAATGGAATTCCTACCCAAAATTCGGGATACTGTTTGCCATAGGCAACTGCCCCCGGATGCTCCATCAACCGCTTGCAGCCCAACGTTGGCAACACAGCGTCATAGAAGGCGATCGCTCGTTCAAAATCGTTAGTGCCGATGGAGACGTGTGAGAGGATGCTGGGATTGTTATCCATATCTGAACTTTCCATGAGTTAAATTGAATGTGAAGACGTTAGGGCTGCACTTCGCGCCGCCGACGCTCCAGGAAGCGGCGCTCGCTGTCATTTGTAACCAATTCCAGTGCTCGCCTGTAGCTCTGGGCTGCCTTCTGGAGCGCTCCGATCCGCCGTAATAAATCCGCATGGGTAGCGTGGAACAGATGATAGCTGTCGAGTTCTGTGGCAAGTTTATCAATGAGTTCAAGTGCTGTTTGAGGACTGTCTGCCATCGCGATCGCCACGGCCCGATTGAGTGACACGATCGCTGAAGGCTGTAAGCGTTCCAGAAGGTTATAGAGTTGTACGATTTGCGCCCAATCTGTTTCTTCGGCTCGTGCTGCCTGACAGTGGAGGGCGGCGATCGCCGCTTGCAGAGCATAAACACCCGTTCCGCCGCGCAGTGCCTCTTTTACTAATGGCAACGCCTCAGCAATTTGTGGGTGATTCCAACGATTGCGATCCTGGTCTTCGAGCAGAATGAGATCGCCTGCCTCATCCAGACGGGCATCCCGCCGCGAGTCATGCAGTAACATCAGCGCCACTAGTGCCGTGACTTCTGAAGGCGGTTGGGGTGCCATCAACGTTCGCACTAGTTGTCCTAGCCGAATGGCTTCGGTGCAGAGGTCAGCTCTCACGATTGTCTCGCCTTTGGTCGCCGCATAACCTTCGTTAAAGATGAGATAAATCACCGTCAGCACTGCCTCGATTCGGGCAGAAACAGCGGTTGTGTCGGGTACTTTGTAGGGAATTCCCGCATCCCGAATCTTGCGCTTGGCACGTACCAACCGTTGTGCCATTGTTGCTGTAGGAACGAGAAAGGCGCGGGCAATTTCGTCGGTTTCTAGTCCACCTAACATTCGCAGCGTTAGAGCGACCTGCGACTCGATCGCCAGTGCGGGGTGGCAGCAGGTAAAGATCAGCCGCAAGCGATCGTCTGAAATTTCACCAGAGTCGTAGGTTGGCGCCTCGCTCGATGGAATTAACCCAGATGCTGCATACCACTCCAGTTTTTCGGTGAGTCGTGTCCGTCGTCGCAGGCGATCGATCGCTTTGTAACGTGCAGTTCGGATGATCCAGGCGCGGGGGAGATCAGGAATCCCGCCAGCTTGCCACTGATTCACCGCCGCTGTAAACGCCTCTTGTGCTGCTTCCTCAGCCACATCAAAATCTCCCACCAGCCGAATCAGGATGGCAACAATCCGCCCCCATTCAGTGCGGTACGTGTCAGCGATCGCCTGAGCAACATCCGATTTTGCGTTTGAAGCCATATCTGACATAAAAAGACATCAAAACTTTTGACAAGGTGTCGATTTGAGCGATCGCTGTTCGACGGACTTATAAGGGAACACGATAACAATACACGACAGCAAAGAACAATTGTACTAAATAATTAAATTTTCAAGAGGTGTCGATTTGAGCGATCGCCGTTCGACTGACTTACAAAGGAGGCAAAGTTCAATCGTACCTGACGAAAAATTTTTAAGAGGTGTCGATTTGAGCTGATGTCGTTCGACTTATTTGCAAAGGCAAAGAATGGAGGCAACCGAATGAAATACATGCTGCTGATCTACATGGATGAAAACGCCTTGAGCGAAACCGAGCGGGAGCATTGCTATGCAGAATCTGCTCAACTCGCCCAAGAACTGCATACCAAAGGACAATTTGTGGCAACTGCTCCACTTCACCCTGTCGCCACAGCAACTAGTATCCGTGTCCGTGACGGCAAATCACTGATAACGGATGGACCGTTTGCGGAAACCCATGAACAATTGGGTGGTTTTTTTCTGATTGATGCTCAAGATCTCGATGAGGCCATTGCGATCGCCTCTCGAATCCCAGGTGCAAAAGTTGGCACCGTCGAAATTCGTCCTGTCATTGAAGTTGCGGGACTACCAGCACAGTCATGACTGTCCTCAACCGCTTGAACTCAAGGAGAACCCTCATGCAAAACAATCCCAACATCACTCCCTGTTTATGGTTTGATGATCAAGCTGAAGCAGCCGCTCAGTTTTATACATCGGTTTTTCGCAATTCCACGATCATCCACATCAGCCGATACGGAGAAGCTGGACAGCAAATTCACGGAAAAACAGCCGGAACCGTCATGACCGTCAGCTTTGAACTCGATGGTCAACCGTTCACAGCACTCAACGGAGGTCCGACCTTCAAATTTAACGAGGCGATCTCCTTCCAGGTCTTTTGCGATACCCAGGAAGAAGTGGACGATTACTGGCAAAAACTGTCTGCGGGTGGAGATGAAACTGCACAACAATGCGGCTGGCTCAAGGACAAATACGGCGTCTCCTGGCAAATTATTCCTCGCATTCTGATTGAGTTGCTCAATCACCCCGATGCGGCAACCTCTCAAAACGTGACCACTGCCATGCTGCAAATGAAGAAGATTGAGATTGATGAACTCAAGCGTGTCGCAGCGAGTTCGCGATCGGCACACCCTTAGCAATCCAACTCAAAACCACTCAACAGGAGATTTCACAATGAAAGTCATGGTCTTTGTCAAAGCAACCAAAGACTCCGAAACTGGAGTCATGCCGAGCGAACAGCTTTTGGCTGAAATGGGGCAGTACAACGAAGAATTAGCCAAGGCAGGTATCTTGCTCGCCGGTGAGGGGCTTCATCCTAGCTCAAAAGGGGTGCGGGTGAAGTTTTCAGGTACGGAACGCACCGTCACCCAGGGACCATTCACTCCGGCGCAGGAGCTAGTTGCAGGGTATTGGCTGTGGCAGGTGGACTCAATGGAAGAGGCGATCGCTTGGGTGAAACGCTGCCCCAACCCAATGTCAGGAGAATCTGATATTGAAATCCGTCCCGTATTCGAGGCAGAGGATTTTGGTGAAGTCCTGACCCCCGAATTAAGGGAGCAGGAAGACCGCATTCGTGCCCAGATTGAAACGCGACAGCAAGAGTAACTGCATCTGCGACCGATTAGCTGATCAAAACGCAGAATCGATAACTAAAGGAGAAATCAATGCAACTCAATTCTTACCTGATGTTCGACGGCAACTGTGAGGCAGCGTTCAAGTTGTATGAGCAATGTCTCGGGGGCAAAATCACCATGATGATGACGCATAAAGAGGCACCCTCCGCAGACAATGTTTCACTGGAGTGGCATGACAAAATCATGCACGCCTGTCTTGAACTGAAAGATCGCCTCCTCATGGGATCTGACTGCCCACCGGGATATTTTGAACCCCCTCAAGGCTTTTATGTGCAGGTGAGTGTACCCGACCCAGACGAGGCAGAACGGATTTTTTACGCTCTGGCAGAAAACGGCAAAGTGAAAATGGCGATCGCTCAAACCTTTTGGTCTGCCCGTTTTGGCATGTTGATTGATCAGTTCGGGACACCGTGGATGGTCAACTGCGAGCAGGTCGTTTGAGCGTTTTACTACTTTCAACTTTGCGCAGACTGATTTCGAAGCACTACACAGGAGAAATCATGAGTACTCAAATTTTCGTCAATCTACCCGTCAAAGATCTCCAACAATCAATCGAGTTTTTTACGCAACTTGGTTTCCAGTTCAATCCTCAATTTACCGATGAAACAGCTACCTGCATGATTGTCTCTGAGAACATCTTTGTGATGCTCTTGACCCATGAGAAGTTCCAGACATTCACCCCAAATCCGATTTGTGATGCGACCAAAAGTACCGAAGTGTTGACTTGCTTATCAATGGAGAGCCGAGAAAAAGTGGATGACATGGTTCGTAATGCGATCGCCGCAGGTGGCACAACTTACAACGAACCTCAAGACCACGGGTTTATGTATGCACATGGATTTCAAGATTTAGATGGTCACATTTGGGAGCTGGTGTAC
It encodes:
- a CDS encoding VOC family protein; the encoded protein is MQLNSYLMFDGNCEAAFKLYEQCLGGKITMMMTHKEAPSADNVSLEWHDKIMHACLELKDRLLMGSDCPPGYFEPPQGFYVQVSVPDPDEAERIFYALAENGKVKMAIAQTFWSARFGMLIDQFGTPWMVNCEQVV
- a CDS encoding VOC family protein, with product MSTQIFVNLPVKDLQQSIEFFTQLGFQFNPQFTDETATCMIVSENIFVMLLTHEKFQTFTPNPICDATKSTEVLTCLSMESREKVDDMVRNAIAAGGTTYNEPQDHGFMYAHGFQDLDGHIWELVYMESSAVDRVESAQK
- a CDS encoding VOC family protein; protein product: MDNNPSILSHVSIGTNDFERAIAFYDAVLPTLGCKRLMEHPGAVAYGKQYPEFWVGIPFDGQGATVGNGTHIGFIAPTKEAVHAFYEAALAAGAKDDGAPGGRPDYSEPYYGCFVRDPDGHKIEAAFWDEQLEPEVT
- a CDS encoding VOC family protein, producing MQNNPNITPCLWFDDQAEAAAQFYTSVFRNSTIIHISRYGEAGQQIHGKTAGTVMTVSFELDGQPFTALNGGPTFKFNEAISFQVFCDTQEEVDDYWQKLSAGGDETAQQCGWLKDKYGVSWQIIPRILIELLNHPDAATSQNVTTAMLQMKKIEIDELKRVAASSRSAHP
- a CDS encoding response regulator transcription factor is translated as MSGTQIESGAATPTSPIRLLLVDDQPLIIQGLKTLLELESDLCVVATASNGEVAVQQVAALQPDLVLMDVRMPVMDGRAATRTICQQFPEVKVLVLSTFDDDEYISDSIRAGAKGYLLKDMPSDELVQAIRLAHRGYTQMAPGLIEKVIAIRSEAEVSEPSSPDIESLTPREQDVLRLIGDGSTNREIAEQLFIAEGTVKTHVTHLFDRLNLRNRAQLAIYANSVYRNSQMN
- the ilvD gene encoding dihydroxy-acid dehydratase; the protein is MPTYRSRTSTQGRNMAGARALWRATGMQSEDFEKPIIAVANSFTQFVPGHVHLKDLGQLVCREIEAAGGVAKEFNTIAVDDGIAMGHDGMLYSLPSREIIADSVEYMVNAHCADALVCISNCDKITPGMLMAALRLNIPAVFVSGGPMEAGKTKLAEHKLDLVDAMVAAANDKLSDEVVEEYERSACPTCGSCSGMFTANSMNCLTEAIGLSLPGNGTVLATHFDRKDLFLNAARTIVSITRRYYEQNDESVLPRAIASFQAFENAMMLDIAMGGSTNTILHLLAAAQEAGVNFTMTDIDRLSRQVPQLCKVAPNTPQYHVEDVHRAGGIPGILGELDRAGLLHTDVPTVHSPTLKEALDRWDVMRNGDEAIHTFFKAGPAGIPTQQAFSQSTRWPSLDLDRENGCIRSNEHAYSSEGGLGVLYGNLAERGCIVKTAGVDESILVFEGKARIYESQDAAVKGILSDEVEAGDVVIIRYEGPRGGPGMQEMLYPTSYLKSKGLGKACALLTDGRFSGGTSGLSIGHVSPEAAAGGTIALVQDGDRILIDIPNRSIQVDLSVEELAARRAAMEAKGKDAWKPAQARQRRVTAALKAYALLATSADQGAVRNLELLE
- a CDS encoding RNA polymerase sigma factor, which produces MASNAKSDVAQAIADTYRTEWGRIVAILIRLVGDFDVAEEAAQEAFTAAVNQWQAGGIPDLPRAWIIRTARYKAIDRLRRRTRLTEKLEWYAASGLIPSSEAPTYDSGEISDDRLRLIFTCCHPALAIESQVALTLRMLGGLETDEIARAFLVPTATMAQRLVRAKRKIRDAGIPYKVPDTTAVSARIEAVLTVIYLIFNEGYAATKGETIVRADLCTEAIRLGQLVRTLMAPQPPSEVTALVALMLLHDSRRDARLDEAGDLILLEDQDRNRWNHPQIAEALPLVKEALRGGTGVYALQAAIAALHCQAARAEETDWAQIVQLYNLLERLQPSAIVSLNRAVAIAMADSPQTALELIDKLATELDSYHLFHATHADLLRRIGALQKAAQSYRRALELVTNDSERRFLERRRREVQP
- a CDS encoding YciI family protein; amino-acid sequence: MKYMLLIYMDENALSETEREHCYAESAQLAQELHTKGQFVATAPLHPVATATSIRVRDGKSLITDGPFAETHEQLGGFFLIDAQDLDEAIAIASRIPGAKVGTVEIRPVIEVAGLPAQS
- a CDS encoding sensor histidine kinase is translated as MIALQRSLKPQLNPFRFLLYAEWVMIATCFSFAIMESFGENQVPVQHVLVLAVLSVMAAILPGGKLSYKLLYVGIEIGLIFYGATLGYLHVLPTLYLIVLIQSCFLFKPLMRWIVAGLSFLLFLVHQVRYVQNITLLVEPSDRHLFWMHLIAETLMFGLGLFFVLKLVSTLLSERQAKEALAAAHEQLRQYALQIEELAALQERNHIAREIHDSLGHTLTAQNIQLQTAAKLWQRDPDQAHTFLQQAQQLAATAMQEVRRSVRALREDAEAPPLEEAIAHLAKDFQQGTGVAVSASVKGQTIICPRMSKTLHRIVQEALTNIKKHAQATQVNIQLSTTATDVNLVIEDNGQGFDPNQRSNGFGLQGMQERVAAINGTLHLETKPENGCRIIVKLPLQNHPERHERHPGERIEISP
- a CDS encoding YciI family protein — protein: MKVMVFVKATKDSETGVMPSEQLLAEMGQYNEELAKAGILLAGEGLHPSSKGVRVKFSGTERTVTQGPFTPAQELVAGYWLWQVDSMEEAIAWVKRCPNPMSGESDIEIRPVFEAEDFGEVLTPELREQEDRIRAQIETRQQE